The Niallia alba genome includes a window with the following:
- a CDS encoding ABC transporter ATP-binding protein encodes MTTGKRLFQYALKFKGIIIAALIMLTIAVFADLAGPFVAKKVIDDHITGIESPWYQTEPKKDAVSYNGNFYKKAAYLEADDEKLAEARILQVGRQFLFVEGAISFDGSRKFNDGTLTISRGEEVETYPATALTSSEVFDFYKPEITPILKLLTFYFGLVIISAFFQYGQHYLLQKSANRIIQKMREDVFAHIQRLPIKYFDNLPAGKVVARVTNDTEAIRELYVTVLSNFFSSGINIIGIYIALFILNPPLAAICLILLPILYVWMMGYRKFASRYNHVIRAKISDINGMVNESIQGMHIIQAFSKEKHTRKEFEDLNNEHFRYQNKMLRLNSLTSHNLVNVLRNIVFVVFIWYVAGQSLSATTALSLGVLYAFVDYINRLFQPVQGIVNQLANLEQALVAGERVFELLDEDGIDVQDVTLERYKGNVTFDQVNFAYKDNDYVLRNISFEAMQGETVALVGHTGSGKSSIMNLLFRFYDIQSGRIMIDGKDITSFSKQDLRKYMGIVLQDPFLFTGTIASNVTLNDPSISRETVEKSLKDVGADRVLKHLEKGYDEPVIEKGSTLSSGQRQLISFARALAFDPAILILDEATSSIDTETEQIIQHAMEVLKEGRTTFIIAHRLSTIRNADQILVLDHGQIVEKGNHDELMDRKGKYYQMYQLQQGQDLVS; translated from the coding sequence ATGACAACAGGTAAACGATTATTTCAATATGCTTTAAAATTTAAAGGAATTATTATTGCTGCGTTAATCATGCTGACAATTGCTGTATTCGCCGACCTGGCAGGTCCATTTGTTGCTAAAAAGGTAATTGATGATCATATAACAGGGATTGAATCACCTTGGTATCAAACAGAACCAAAAAAAGACGCAGTATCCTATAATGGAAATTTCTACAAAAAAGCTGCGTATCTTGAAGCCGATGACGAAAAGCTTGCCGAGGCAAGAATACTTCAAGTTGGAAGACAATTTCTTTTTGTAGAGGGAGCCATTTCTTTTGATGGAAGTCGTAAGTTTAATGATGGAACATTGACTATCAGCAGAGGGGAAGAAGTGGAAACGTATCCTGCTACGGCTTTGACTAGTTCTGAAGTTTTTGATTTTTATAAGCCGGAGATTACACCAATTTTAAAGCTGTTAACTTTTTATTTTGGATTAGTGATTATTTCTGCTTTTTTCCAATACGGGCAGCATTATTTATTACAAAAGTCAGCAAACCGAATTATTCAGAAGATGCGAGAGGATGTATTTGCTCACATTCAACGGTTACCGATCAAATATTTTGATAATCTACCTGCTGGTAAAGTAGTGGCCAGAGTAACCAACGATACAGAGGCAATTCGGGAGTTGTATGTAACGGTATTATCCAATTTCTTCTCAAGTGGAATTAATATTATTGGAATTTATATTGCATTATTTATATTAAATCCACCACTTGCTGCGATTTGCTTAATTTTGCTTCCGATTTTATATGTATGGATGATGGGATATCGTAAGTTTGCTTCTCGATATAATCATGTTATTCGAGCAAAAATTAGTGATATTAATGGAATGGTAAACGAATCTATTCAAGGAATGCATATTATTCAGGCATTTAGCAAGGAAAAGCATACAAGAAAAGAATTTGAGGACTTGAATAACGAGCATTTCCGCTACCAAAATAAAATGCTTCGTTTAAATAGTCTTACCTCTCATAACCTAGTAAATGTTTTAAGAAATATCGTATTTGTTGTATTTATCTGGTATGTTGCTGGTCAATCTTTATCGGCAACAACGGCACTTTCGCTAGGCGTGCTCTATGCCTTTGTTGACTATATAAATCGCCTATTTCAGCCTGTACAAGGTATTGTTAATCAATTGGCCAATTTGGAGCAAGCACTTGTGGCAGGAGAACGAGTGTTTGAATTATTGGATGAAGACGGAATCGATGTCCAAGATGTTACCCTTGAAAGATATAAAGGAAATGTAACCTTTGATCAAGTCAACTTTGCTTATAAAGATAATGACTATGTGTTAAGAAATATTTCTTTTGAGGCAATGCAAGGCGAAACAGTTGCACTAGTCGGTCACACAGGTTCTGGTAAAAGTTCGATTATGAATCTTTTATTCCGCTTCTATGATATTCAATCAGGAAGGATAATGATAGATGGAAAAGATATCACATCCTTTTCGAAGCAGGATCTTCGCAAATATATGGGGATTGTTCTCCAAGATCCATTTCTTTTTACAGGAACAATAGCGTCCAATGTAACGTTAAATGATCCTTCTATTTCAAGAGAAACAGTGGAGAAATCATTGAAGGATGTTGGGGCAGATAGAGTATTAAAGCATTTAGAAAAAGGATACGATGAGCCGGTGATAGAGAAGGGGAGTACTCTATCTAGTGGACAAAGACAGCTTATTTCCTTTGCGAGAGCTCTAGCCTTTGATCCAGCAATACTCATTTTAGATGAGGCAACAAGTAGTATTGATACGGAAACGGAACAAATTATTCAACATGCGATGGAAGTGCTAAAAGAAGGCAGAACAACTTTCATCATTGCCCATCGTCTATCGACCATTCGCAATGCTGATCAAATTCTCGTCCTTGATCATGGGCAGATAGTGGAAAAAGGCAATCATGATGAATTGATGGATAGAAAAGGGAAGTATTATCAGATGTATCAGCTACAACAAGGGCAAGATTTAGTAAGTTAA
- a CDS encoding alpha/beta hydrolase, protein MMIKSKESFYIPDTEIWTCPMNETKNYKIFVYIPNIPVPENGFPVLYLLDGNANFGSYVEAMRLQTRTQEKTGLHPAVIIGIGYETNEPYSKERYLDFTFNADQTSLPKNPAGSKWPPHGGGKEFLAFIEDTLKPLVEQNMPINTNKQMIVGHSLGGLFVLFTLFTSPSSFQYYLASSPSIHWNEEQLLEELDFLPERLSELDPSKLLLTVAEKEKSHFTNMHQKTLDLSEKLLNYHTKTFHHIFHEFKEEDHLTVLLPLINKTIAFLNDKVI, encoded by the coding sequence ATGATGATTAAATCGAAAGAGAGCTTTTATATTCCCGATACAGAAATTTGGACATGTCCAATGAATGAAACGAAAAACTATAAAATTTTTGTTTATATTCCAAATATCCCTGTTCCTGAAAACGGATTTCCCGTCCTATATCTTTTAGACGGAAACGCAAATTTTGGTAGTTATGTAGAAGCAATGCGTTTACAAACTAGAACACAAGAAAAAACTGGATTACATCCTGCTGTTATAATTGGAATTGGCTATGAAACGAATGAACCATATAGCAAGGAAAGGTATCTCGACTTTACGTTTAATGCAGATCAAACATCGCTTCCTAAAAATCCTGCTGGGTCAAAATGGCCTCCTCATGGAGGTGGGAAAGAATTTCTAGCCTTTATTGAAGATACATTAAAACCGCTAGTGGAACAGAACATGCCAATAAACACTAATAAGCAAATGATTGTCGGTCATTCACTTGGAGGGCTTTTTGTTCTCTTTACTTTATTTACTTCTCCTTCTTCATTTCAATATTACCTTGCAAGTAGTCCATCCATTCATTGGAATGAGGAGCAGTTATTAGAAGAACTAGACTTTCTCCCAGAAAGATTGAGCGAGTTAGATCCAAGCAAGTTACTTCTGACAGTTGCTGAGAAAGAGAAATCACACTTTACAAATATGCACCAAAAAACACTTGATCTCTCTGAAAAATTACTAAACTACCATACTAAGACATTCCACCATATATTCCATGAATTTAAAGAGGAAGATCATCTGACTGTCCTCTTACCACTTATCAATAAAACGATTGCCTTCTTAAATGATAAGGTGATTTGA